The nucleotide sequence GCCTCTCTCACCAGCTCCCCATCTCTGAAGCCATGCTGACCTACAAGCAGAAGAGGTGAGTGTGGCCTTGAGGTGCAGCCCCGGTctgggctgtgcctgggagagggCTGCGGGAAATGGGGGACAAGCGAATGAAGGACCGGGGACCAGCACTCTACTTCCCCAGCGAGCAATGTGGTGCTGAGGGGAGCTGGGTTTCCACAGAGAAAGGCCTGCAGTGCCATCTCCTGCCACCCCCGGAGCACTCGACCCCTCCAGCAGCTGTTGGCTTTGGCAGCCCTCACAGTGGGGACCAGCtgccggggctgggctgggctgggctgggggctgtgAGCCAGCATGGTGCTGTCTGGGGGTTGACGCTCATGTTCCAGCTGCACTCTCACCTTTCCCTTCTCTTGGTTTCTGGCACCCAAGGAAGAGAAGTCTCTATTTTGATTTTTATATCAGGTATTGGCTTGTGCTTGCTGTGCCGCTGCCTggcctcctcccttccccccatGTACGTCCATCCCTCTTGCCGTGCAGAGGAGCCGTGACCCCAGAGCGGGGCAGGGCTACCCTCCCGCATGCAAGCCCTCTCCCAGCACTGGAGGGGCCAACACCTTGCCTCCTTGTGTAGTGTGCCCTATGCTGCCATGTGGGGGACAGGGAATCCCATGGGAAGGGAGGGCAGAGGAGAGAGTCCCagtggccatgagccagcactggccccttccagcctgggggtccccaggctacAAGGCACTTGCTGGTCAGCACACCCAGACCCTGACCAGCCTCTCTTTCTTGTGCAGCCCCGATGAGGACTCCTGCCAGAAGTTTGTACCCTTTGTGGGGGTGAGTGCATTGAGGGACCAGCAAGCAATTTGGGCTGAGATGGAGAGGGGTAACACAGCCCTGCTGATGCTGggattcatgacttgtctgtccTTGCAGGTGGTGAAGGTGGGTCTGGTGGAGCAGTCCTTCAGCGCCTCTGGTGAGTCCCTGAGGGCCCACAGTCCCTGGCTCCCTTCTCTGCTGTGGGGAGGCCCTTGTTGGTGTCCCTGAGCCCCCCTCGACCCACCTTCTTCCTCCACAGTGGACTCGGATGATGCCACAGTCTGCACCCCTTCCCTGCTGAGCTCAGCACCAGCCACTGGTGGAGCGTCCCCCTATGGCAAGGAGACTGTGAGCACCCCACCACCCTCCCCGTCTGTCAGCAGTGGCCTCTCGGGTGCTGGGTAAGGAAGCCCCATGCAGTCTGAGgcagtgggtgctggggtgggagggTTTGAGGTGCTGTATTTTGGGCCAGTATGCTCCCAGAGCAGGCTGCAGCTGGGCTATGGGGAGCGGCAAGGACAGCATCTGTGTGCTGCATGGTGCTGCCCATCTTGCCCAGATCTCTGAGCCCTGGTGTGGAGGTGATGGGCCTGCAGGTGGACTACTGGACAACACAAGGGCTGGACAGGAAGAAGGAGGGCGAGAAGCGGGAGACGGGTATCAAGAACACACTCAAGAGCAACTTCCGCTCACTCCAGGTCAGCCGCATCCCTGGCACAGGGGAGCTGGTGCCCCCTAGCACAATGGCCATGACAGTGGTCACCaaggagaaaaacaagaaaggtAACCAAGCCCACCCCTGGGTGCTCTCCGGCTATGGGGCCACAATTCATTGCTAAAAGGGTGGGGGGAGCCCACAGGAGGGCAAGGCTGAGACacccccagcaggggccagtcaGTGCAGCCAGCTCTGAGGTGAGGGCTCCCATGCAGGGCCAGGTGGGGACATTGTAATATTGGTCATATCTCTCCTTGGTCCTCAGTGATGTTCCTGAGCAAGAAACCAAAAGAGAAGGATCTGGAGCCCAAAAGCCAAGTCATCGAAGGGATCACACGCCTCATCTGCACAGCCAAGCACCAGAACACCATGTTGCGAGGTAAGGGGAGGCGCAAGCCCCATGGGGCTGGAGGTCTCAGACCCAGCAGTCCAGGCTGCCTGTGGTGGGGCTGTGCCTCACCATACACTCTCTTCTCAGTCTCTATAGATGGGGTAGAGTGGAATGATGTGAAGTTTTTCCAGCTGGCAGCACAGTGGCCAACGCATGTCAAGTACCTCCCTGTGGGCATCTTTGGCTACTCAAAGAGTGTGTGAGAAGTGGAGAGCAGCCCTGGGATGGAGCTGCAGAGGGTCACAGGAGCAGATGGAGAGACAGACATGCTCTTGTCTCCTCTCTTTTGCGgcccagcccctgcctgctctGCAGAGGGAGATAAAACACCTGCACCGCCCCCTGTGTGGGCCAAGACCtgtgaaggtgaggccagtgagACTGGGTCCATGTACCCTCCAACACCAGCCAGGGCACCATGCCACCTGCCTCCCCTCACCTCCAACAGCAGCCTGGGATGAGGGCTGGCACAGCCAGCAGGGACCCAGCAAGGGCTCTGGCCCCTtctctccccagctccccagccagtGGGGCCCAGCTGGGCTGGGCCCAGGCAGGTTCCACGGTGCTGGAGCCAGCAGGATTGCCTGGGAGACAGGGGACAGGTGCTGAGCAGAGTCCACCACCCCCATACTGCCCCTTGCCAGCCCCACTGCCAGCCCCATGCTACTGTGCCTGgccctgccctgtggggctgagcctcagcagcttctctagtcctgctgcagCCCCACTGCAGAAGCTGGCATCGTGCTGCTGAGCCTGTCCTCAGGCTGCTGGGGGTCAGTGTCATCTCCTCATCCCTTCCTGGCCAGCCCTGCCCCATGGTGCTGCCACGTGGAGATGTGGCATGGGGGcacctgttttggttttgttttttttttttacaagattctattttttttaaatttattgtatGGTTACTTTTTGGGattaattttaataaattaatgcTGGTACCATTATGGTGGGGCTGTGTGTATTCCTCTGTGCCTGAGGACACAGCCCAGCACAGGTGGGTGAGAAAAAATGGGGACAGGGTCTGGCTACAGCCACCACTCCAGCAAGCACAGCTGTGTTCTCCCAGCCCAGCCAAGTCCTTGTCTACCTGAATGTAGAAAATGTCTGTCTCCTTTCAGCAGAGGCTGGGCGTGCTGCAGTCTTGATCTCTACAGTCTGGAAGGCAACTTGGGGCTGGACCTGAGAGGTGGGGGGTGTTGCGGGTTCAGCAGAGATATATTCCAAGACATGAGGCCTCTCCTCGTGGCGCCGGAGATAGCCCTGGTTCAGTAAGTGCAGGACACAGGACAGCACATCCACGCTGTGGCAGCAGAAGCTCAGGAACTGCAGCCCTGGACACAACTCGCCCCTCTGACAGGCATCAATCACCTACAGCAGCAAGGGAGCCCCACACTGCAATGCagtgcagcacccaggaaaacccCCTCTCCTCCTCAATCCCTCCATACCCTAAACACCAGGTTGTCTATGTGGAGCTGCTTCTCCACCTTGAGGATGCGGGTGATGAGGCAGCAGAGGACATTCCTCTTCCTTTCCAGGGTGCTGACATCAGCCCTCTCCACCCGCAGGTACctctgctggggcagcagccTCAAGTGGCGGCCAGAGGCACAGGCCAGGGCTGCCTGGTTCACCTGCAGCACACCTGGGGCCAGCACCCAGCCTGGGGTCAGCCAGGCCCTGAGCTGGGCCCTGAAGGAGCCCCAGGACACACGTGGGGCTGCTGGACCCAGCCCTGGGCCTCCTGCTGCAGCCTTCACAGGTGTCGGCCCCATCCCTGTTCCCTACATGTGGCCCCAAGCAACAGCTACACCCACCACCCCTGGCCCTGGTCCCCAACCCTGCATACAGACCCGAGACCCACCCACCCATGCTGATACACACCCCACGCATGGCCCCAAGACCAGCCCCACACACCACCCCCAGCCCCCAACTTGAAagacagacctgcaccccaaacacccACAGACCCATCCCAGCCCATTCGCTTCCCCTACAAGCTCAGGTACGCtcaccccagcatccccaggggcgcccCAGCCCCACACTCACCTCCTGGCGTGCAGCTCCGCACCAGGATGCCCTCGCCGTGGGTCAGCGGTGTCAGAGCATGgtgcagcagctcagcagggagCCCGGTGGCCTGCAGCAGGGCCTccacagccacctcctgcagGAGGGCGTGGAAAGGAATGGCCggccaagcccaaccatccactGGCCCTGCCAAACAAGGGGGGgcctctgccccaaacacccctgcaGACCCCACCAGAAGGGAGGGCACAACCCTGCTGTGCTCCAGCACCCACCGCAGCACCAGCTCCTACCTCAGCACTGTTGAAGCACAGCAGGATGTACATCTGCAGGGTGGACACGTGGAGGATGCAGTCTCCAAACTGCAGCTCAGCGTGGCCCAGCCATGTCCACTGCAGCCGCCGAGGCTTCGAGTACTCCCAGCCCAGCTGGCTCTGGCCTGCCAGAGATGGCATCAGCGCCAGGGCTGGGGCCAGCTCTGCTGGGCACTCCCAGCGcttcccagcactgctgctgctgctggctgagcTGCTGAGGGGGAGGCTGGGCACCACGAGACCCCCCGCACACCCACGGCCGCCACACTCACTCCGCCTGCAGAAGGCAGCAAACTCATCCAGGGGGGACGTCAGGGCGGCGGAGAAAAACCTCCCAGGTTCATCCATGTAGCAGAATGGGGACACAGGCCAGCAGCGTGGGGACAGGGCCAGCACCTTCACCTCTGGCACATCTGCCACCGAGGCTTTCCCCAGCACCTGGACATGAGGGCAGCTCAGCACAGGCCCCAGGATCCCTGTGAGAAATGTGGgcagcctcctgctctccccACCCCACCAGCACGCTCACCTCGTCCAGGCCCGTGTCCAGCTCCACCACCCACTTGTCCTGCTCCTGCAGCCGGAAGAGGTAAAACTGCTGCTGGAGCTCCTCTGACTCGGCCAAGTTCCTCAGCATCTCCTGGGGGAAGCGGCTGGGGAAGCACAGCCCAATCTGCTCCACGACAGCTCCTTCCAGCCAAGACAGCCCTTGCGCCAGGAGCCGGTCCCCCAGGTAGTGCCTGCCACAGGCCACAGGGTCAGGTCAGGCGCCAGCCCAAGCCCTGTGGCCACCAGCCACCCACTAGCAGACAGAGATGGCCTCAGCCCTCTCTGTGCCAGGCTAGGCAGCACCCGTCTCCCTTCCCTGTCATCTGCAGGAAATGTGCCCCTCACAGCCTTTCCCCTCCCCACACCAGAGATGGGAAAAGCAAGTGGGAGCATCACAGCCACACCAGCCCAGGCTCAGCCACAGCCCCAGTGCCACCTGTGCTTCCCTCGCCTCGTCATGCCACACCAGCCCTCTGGTGCTGTGGAGACATGGCACCCTCACCGGTAGAAGTGCTCGAAGGTGTGAGCAAGCTCCAGGCCACTGAAGACAACAAAGGGTTCCAGgatctgctgcagctgctgcaatggccccatgctgcctgcagccccctgcaGCTCCTGGATCTGCCTGTCCAGGTAGTGGGCAAACTGCTCGCTCACCTGCAGAAGAACAGGGCTGGTGCAGAGGGGGCTCACTGGGGGGCCAAGGCCGGGCTGGGGAAAAGTGCCTGAGGGGAGCAGCCAGGAAACCCTGGGGCTCTTGGGCAGGGGCCAAGGGTGCGCAGGCACCAGCCCAGGACAGGACGCAAGCACTCACAGCTGGGTACCATCCAGGGCCACCACAGGACCTGGTTCCATGACCTGACTGTGGGGCTAAGACACCCCCCACCTGGAGCTCACCCAAGGCTGTGGGCCAGGGCAGCCTCCCCAGCCAGTGCCAGGGGCTGGTGACACCGGGGCCCGGCACTGGTGCCGCGCTCCCTTGACTCACGTGCAGGGTGGTGAGGAAGGAGAGTTGCAGCAAAGCCCCCGCAAAGCCCTGGCCCAGGGCCAGCATGAAGGTGGCCTGCTGCCCAAAGAGCTCCTCTGTGGCCCCACGCAGGCGCTGGTACAGCCCGCAGTATTGCTCCACGAGGTCTGGTGCCTGCCCTGCCACCTCCAGGAACCCCTGCACCTGTGGGGAGGCAGCACGACAGGGGTGAGCCCCACAGCGGGACGCACCTGTGCCCTGCGGGAACCTCCACAGCCCCAGCCTTGCTCTGCCGACACCGGCTGCCCAGGTCTCGGCCAGTGGCCAACTGGAGGCCCTGGTGTTGTCAGGGGCTGCTGAGCACTTGGGGTGAGGAGGGAGCAGAGCCCGAGGGCTCAGCAGAGGCTGCGGGGCAGGACAGAAGTGCAGCAGCCACCCAGCAGGAATAAGTTGCCCAATGCTGGACCCGTCTCCTAGCCCGGGCACAAGGGCCAGGCTGACGTCTGAGCCCTGCCAGGGTGGCAAGTGCAGCAGGGCTGTCCCCATACCCCTCCAGGCCCTGCAGAGGTCAGATACAGCCCCACACCCCCCCACTATCCCAGGGCACCACCAGGCCCCACTCTCCACAACACCTGCCCGGCACACAGTCCCACGTGCCCTTTCTGGCCTCACACCTGGCTGTCCAAGCTCTACCTGCTGCTGCACCACGCCACGCCAGCACTGTGAGATGCCCCACAGGCTGCTCGACCTCTCCACCGCTGCCTTCGCAGCCCTGGCTGGCACCTCCTTGTTCTTCCTCTCCTGCCCGCCTGCCAAGGGACAGTCCTCGGCTCAGTGTGGCTCTGTCCACAGGCTCCACACAGCAACCACagcagcctctccctctccccaagGGGCAGAGGAGATGCTGGGGAGGCATGGCTGCAGTGGGGGCACAGCCATCATTCTTTCCCAGCTCAGGAGCCACAGGACCCTCCCTAGAGCTCTCAGGCAGATCCCCGCAGCCACAGCCCGGCACTCGGGACCACCACCCCCAGCTCCACGGGAAGGCAGCCCCTCACTCACCAGCTGCTCTTGCctcctctggctctgtgctgctgggGTCCACATGCACCAGGAGCTGGGTCAGGCGCCGCACACGGGAACCAAAGACAGTACTGTGGCTGGTGGCACGGTGGGGCAGCTCCACACTCTCCAGGTACTCCCTCAGCAGCCAGGCCAGGGCACTGATGCCTTCGGGCTCTGCGAGGCCAACCAGACTCAGAGCAGGGTGCCTCAGCCTGAGGCACGGTGTGGATGGGCCCAGGAGAACACAGGGTACCTGGGCTGGTGATGCTCTCCACCAAGGGGCTCACCAGGGCCTCCCAGCACGTCCTGCCCAAGGCCCGGGCTGCCTCATCGTCAGGAAGGAAGCAGTCGGCAAAGCCCTGCTCATGCCGCAGAGCCTGGTTCAGCCTGCAACAGCAGCTGGGCAGCACACACTGGGGGACTGCAAGGTGGCCCTGGCCCTCTGGGACTGCTGGTGGCCAGGAGAAGCCAGGGTCCCTTGCTGTCCAGCTGGGACACCCGGCTGCTCCTCTCCTGGCCCCACAATCCCCTTGCGGGCTGCCAGCACCGTCTCCCCAGGccctgggacaccagggacatgaTGACACAGTCGGTAGACAACTCACCTGCCAAAGAGCTGCAGTAGTCGCCTCCGGTCCCGGCAGATCTCCTGGCACCAGGTATGAGCCTGAACAGTGTAGGAGAGGAACGTTCGCCTGCACAGCTGCTCCCTGAAGACTGGCCAGAACGTGGGCTTGGGACCCAGCACCTCGATGCCACGCACACGTGTGTCAATGCCGCCCTACAGGAAAGTGTGACCCTTAGCTCCTGCAGCCTGTCCCTGACACCCTACACTGCCAGTTCCTGGCCTCCTGCTCCCCTACCTGCTGGCACCGCTTCACTCGGATCTGGATGACAGGCCAGAAGCGGGTCATATTCTCCAGCAGGACCACTCTGCTGTCTGAAGGCAGGATGGTCACCTGCAGGTAGACAGTGTGCTCTCAGCAGGCCAGGCGGCAAGCACCAGCCACCCTGCGTGCTCCCCAGCCAACCCACATTATGGCCATGAGGTgtgtcccccagcagccccgACACAGCCAAAGGGCAGCCCCGGCAGGGCCCCATCCATGGCTCACAGCCCCAGCGCAGgatgggctgcagggctgcccctGCCCAGGTCTCCAGCTCCCATTGCCTACAGCCAGGAGGAGGCTCCCACAGCACCTCCTGCTGGCCCCACCTCCCTATGGGCCCCACAGCCAGGGCAACACCTTCATGGGGCACAGCAAGGACCAGCCCACTGCCCCTGTGGGGCCCCATGGCCAGAGCAGCCTGTGCCAAACTCACTGCGTTGAGCTCGGTTCTGATGGTGGTTGGGCTGTCGCCCCCCAGCACCACGACACGGGCCGGCATGTAGCTGGAGTCCTCGCTGGCCACCAGCATGCTCATCTCCCTGCAGCACAGCAAACATGGTGCTGCCAAGCTGTCCCCACCTCCCTGCCCtggcccctgccagccccacacacTGCTGCCCACATCCAgcagcccccaggatggggaccaCTGGGGCAGGGCTCGCACAGAGCCTCCAAAGCCCTCTCCTCCTTATACAGCTGCTGGCCCTCCTGGCCCCAAGGCCTCCCAGCCCTGCCGGGCCAGCCCCACCTGACCAGCACCCCACACTGCATGTGCACAGTGATGAAGTGGGAGCCAGTGCTGCCATTTGACTCCCAGTAGGTCTTGGGGTTCCTGTCTGTCAGCTTGCTGGCCCGGTGGGGGTTGGAGGAGACCTGCACCTTCTCCCAGCACTTGTCCTCCTTCGCCTCCACGCTGGAGCCTGTGGGGAGAGCATATGGAGCCTCCAGCCGCCTGGCCAGCATATACCAGGCACAGGGCTCCAGATCCCACTTCCTGCTGTCAGTCACCTCGGCACAGGTTGTGCAGAAAGACGTCAAAGAAGGGGATGCTGATGGGCTGCTGGCTCCGGCGATGTTCCTCTATCTGCCCCAGCACCAGCTATGGGATGGGTGAGGCTCTTACCAGGGGCTCTGGGTCCTCCTCTCCTTGCCCACCACAAGGCTGTggcaggcagggagcagactgAGGCTGAGCAGACTGAGGCTGCCCCTCAGTGCCAGGGATGGCTGGATGCCGCAAGACCCAGAGGCCCAGTGCAGCCAGGCCTTCCCAGGCCTACCTGGATGCAGCCAGCCAAGATGCTGGTTGTCAGCCTCCTGCAGAGGCTGCTGTACTTCTCGCAGTCGGTCACCAGGTCGAGCAGGGCTGGTGCCAGTGACGGGGCTGTGCGGTGCTTGTCCAGGGCTTTGGCCAGAGCCTCACGAGAGCCCGCATGGCACAACATCGCAGCACAGTCCTTGCTGGCACTGGCCAGGCGGTGCAGGAAGCCCACAACCTCCTGCACCACCTGCTGAGTGGCAGCCATGAGTGGCCAGGCTGGCACCAGGagccctccagccccagcagcaggtgctgcaggGCTCCATCCCCCTCACCCTGACACTGCAGCGGGGCTCATCAGAGCCCAGCCGGGCATGGCACTGGGCACACTGGCCATGAGGTTGTGGCCATGGCCAGGATGGCCACTGCCCACCTCTCTCAGTGTGTTAGCCATGACACACTGGACTCCAGCAGGCAGGGACCTGCTTCACCAACACTGGGCCCAGCCGACACACAGCGCAGCCACCAAAGCTGCCCCTGGCCGCCGGGAGTCCCACAGCCTCCTTACCTCCCCATCGCTGCTGTGCgcactcagggagaacaaacAGGGCTCCACACACTCGTGCCAGGGCAGCACATCCTCCTGGTAACCCTCCAGGAACTTGTTCAGGATCCTGAGTGACAGAGGGGGGGCCAACTCAAGCTGGGGCAGACAGCAGTGCCAGGGGGAGCCCTGCTCCCTACCCCACTGACAAAGCCAGCACTCCACACGGACAGGGAGCCAAGGCTCCCCAGGCATCTCGGACACCACACCAGCACCCACGCATCTGCTGCACTGCCCCAGcatgtcccaaacagcatccACGCATGTGCTGCTCTGTCCCAGAGGACCCAGACCCCCCAAGGATGCTCAGGGACCCacctgaggatgctcagggacCCACCTGAGGATGCTCAAGCTCATGGCCTTCTctgtccccagcagcttcaaGCTGCGCAGCAGCAGCCTGAAGCACC is from Patagioenas fasciata isolate bPatFas1 chromosome 3, bPatFas1.hap1, whole genome shotgun sequence and encodes:
- the LOC136100394 gene encoding cullin-9-like isoform X5, with amino-acid sequence MASHRQGSWAYVLLSLSQQDGIEQHMDFDSRYTLLELFAETTSSEEHHMSFEGIHIPQIPGKLLFVLVKHYLCVTSLLDELSSDVEQGGQQQDCPVPSLLPEERSRVKQEFEFSMAMANLILELVHVMGWDHGHKPEPLPRQELQPRATRSIFQHGATSCTTVQAALTAPPKEPLSIFKTRSAFPSRSSYVEYVQATLVRGMRVRMLEDYEQVSAGDEGDFRQSNDGMPPVQVHWQALGCTYWVHWHMVEIIGPAGQEEHEGQEKMSALTHNYKLAGVAQPFFCKPFGGLYSLPYLGEQPSKASEVLSRAEWWELLFFVKKLEAQGQKEITCLIQQDQGEQLPEVDEEALIQLSIPVELAQKVLQVLEKKCQGSIQRDLRGSHIYAKYFLGRRAEQDARVSTAVSLEGAGCRSTVPEITMAKAAKEELSASTVPPHALAAVAKSDSQLFSELLEREGLIFPEVPEEEIRVLGSSDEVGERGSLAKMAAMVDVIQSSSSELGLCLAGLKHIMKILEEEPEPEPRVSKVQGGLGTRSVGEKLVKVVVELLSTEVAEKALVAVTLRLLAMLMMKYDGRMAFATEGGVWAMLAGMQQHASSALVQQAGLATLKVLVGAMAGEPEGASGKVLPLNQADMQMMREIFASIGTASSEGSASLLSAIPAAMSTMQRVPGGSSGVQNGLLVVNMLIDGHRGLAEQLVSCDLHTVLQSCWWDRQSTGCPQAMLALSTINRLAEHRLPLRLEMAGREVPLGLGDVQTLLGSLGDNSTLSKEVVVVLERQLCAEGPVPSGEAARLLQDHGCFRLLLRSLKLLGTEKAMSLSILRILNKFLEGYQEDVLPWHECVEPCLFSLSAHSSDGEQVVQEVVGFLHRLASASKDCAAMLCHAGSREALAKALDKHRTAPSLAPALLDLVTDCEKYSSLCRRLTTSILAGCIQLVLGQIEEHRRSQQPISIPFFDVFLHNLCRGSSVEAKEDKCWEKVQVSSNPHRASKLTDRNPKTYWESNGSTGSHFITVHMQCGVLVREMSMLVASEDSSYMPARVVVLGGDSPTTIRTELNAVTILPSDSRVVLLENMTRFWPVIQIRVKRCQQGGIDTRVRGIEVLGPKPTFWPVFREQLCRRTFLSYTVQAHTWCQEICRDRRRLLQLFGRLNQALRHEQGFADCFLPDDEAARALGRTCWEALVSPLVESITSPEPEGISALAWLLREYLESVELPHRATSHSTVFGSRVRRLTQLLVHVDPSSTEPEEARAAGGQERKNKEVPARAAKAAVERSSSLWGISQCWRGVVQQQVQGFLEVAGQAPDLVEQYCGLYQRLRGATEELFGQQATFMLALGQGFAGALLQLSFLTTLHVSEQFAHYLDRQIQELQGAAGSMGPLQQLQQILEPFVVFSGLELAHTFEHFYRHYLGDRLLAQGLSWLEGAVVEQIGLCFPSRFPQEMLRNLAESEELQQQFYLFRLQEQDKWVVELDTGLDEVLGKASVADVPEVKVLALSPRCWPVSPFCYMDEPGRFFSAALTSPLDEFAAFCRRSQSQLGWEYSKPRRLQWTWLGHAELQFGDCILHVSTLQMYILLCFNSAEEVAVEALLQATGLPAELLHHALTPLTHGEGILVRSCTPGGVLQVNQAALACASGRHLRLLPQQRYLRVERADVSTLERKRNVLCCLITRILKVEKQLHIDNLVFRVIDACQRGELCPGLQFLSFCCHSVDVLSCVLHLLNQGYLRRHEERPHVLEYISAEPATPPTSQVQPQVAFQTVEIKTAARPASAERRQTFSTFR
- the LOC136100394 gene encoding cullin-9-like isoform X7, which translates into the protein MDFDSRYTLLELFAETTSSEEHHMSFEGIHIPQIPGKLLFVLVKHYLCVTSLLDELSSDVEQGGQQQDCPVPSLLPEERSRVKQEFEFSMAMANLILELVHVMGWDHGHKPEPLPRQELQPRATRSIFQHGATSCTTVQAALTAPPKEPLSIFKTRSAFPSRSSYVEYVQATLVRGMRVRMLEDYEQVSAGDEGDFRQSNDGMPPVQVHWQALGCTYWVHWHMVEIIGPAGQEEHEGQEKMSALTHNYKLAGVAQPFFCKPFGGLYSLPYLGEQPSKASEVLSRAEWWELLFFVKKLEAQGQKEITCLIQQDQGEQLPEVDEEALIQLSIPVELAQKVLQVLEKKCQGSIQRDLRGSHIYAKYFLGRRAEQDARVSTAVSLEGAGCRSTVPEITMAKAAKEELSASTVPPHALAAVAKSDSQLFSELLEREGLIFPEVPEEEIRVLGSSDEVGERGSLAKMAAMVDVIQSSSSELGLCLAGLKHIMKILEEEPEPEPRVSKVQGGLGTRSVGEKLVKVVVELLSTEVAEKALVAVTLRLLAMLMMKYDGRMAFATEGGVWAMLAGMQQHASSALVQQAGLATLKVLVGAMAGEPEGASGKVLPLNQADMQMMREIFASIGTASSEGSASLLSAIPAAMSTMQRVPGGSSGVQNGLLVVNMLIDGHRGLAEQLVSCDLHTVLQSCWWDRQSTGCPQAMLALSTINRLAEHRLPLRLEMAGREVPLGLGDVQTLLGSLGDNSTLSKEVVVVLERQLCAEGPVPSGEAARLLQDHGCFRLLLRSLKLLGTEKAMSLSILRILNKFLEGYQEDVLPWHECVEPCLFSLSAHSSDGEQVVQEVVGFLHRLASASKDCAAMLCHAGSREALAKALDKHRTAPSLAPALLDLVTDCEKYSSLCRRLTTSILAGCIQLVLGQIEEHRRSQQPISIPFFDVFLHNLCRGSSVEAKEDKCWEKVQVSSNPHRASKLTDRNPKTYWESNGSTGSHFITVHMQCGVLVREMSMLVASEDSSYMPARVVVLGGDSPTTIRTELNAVTILPSDSRVVLLENMTRFWPVIQIRVKRCQQGGIDTRVRGIEVLGPKPTFWPVFREQLCRRTFLSYTVQAHTWCQEICRDRRRLLQLFGRLNQALRHEQGFADCFLPDDEAARALGRTCWEALVSPLVESITSPEPEGISALAWLLREYLESVELPHRATSHSTVFGSRVRRLTQLLVHVDPSSTEPEEARAAGGQERKNKEVPARAAKAAVERSSSLWGISQCWRGVVQQQVQGFLEVAGQAPDLVEQYCGLYQRLRGATEELFGQQATFMLALGQGFAGALLQLSFLTTLHVSEQFAHYLDRQIQELQGAAGSMGPLQQLQQILEPFVVFSGLELAHTFEHFYRHYLGDRLLAQGLSWLEGAVVEQIGLCFPSRFPQEMLRNLAESEELQQQFYLFRLQEQDKWVVELDTGLDEVLGKASVADVPEVKVLALSPRCWPVSPFCYMDEPGRFFSAALTSPLDEFAAFCRRSQSQLGWEYSKPRRLQWTWLGHAELQFGDCILHVSTLQMYILLCFNSAEEVAVEALLQATGLPAELLHHALTPLTHGEGILVRSCTPGGVLQVNQAALACASGRHLRLLPQQRYLRVERADVSTLERKRNVLCCLITRILKVEKQLHIDNLVFRVIDACQRGELCPGLQFLSFCCHSVDVLSCVLHLLNQGYLRRHEERPHVLEYISAEPATPPTSQVQPQVAFQTVEIKTAARPASAERRQTFSTFR
- the LOC136100394 gene encoding cullin-9-like isoform X6, which translates into the protein MSGSWAYVLLSLSQQDGIEQHMDFDSRYTLLELFAETTSSEEHHMSFEGIHIPQIPGKLLFVLVKHYLCVTSLLDELSSDVEQGGQQQDCPVPSLLPEERSRVKQEFEFSMAMANLILELVHVMGWDHGHKPEPLPRQELQPRATRSIFQHGATSCTTVQAALTAPPKEPLSIFKTRSAFPSRSSYVEYVQATLVRGMRVRMLEDYEQVSAGDEGDFRQSNDGMPPVQVHWQALGCTYWVHWHMVEIIGPAGQEEHEGQEKMSALTHNYKLAGVAQPFFCKPFGGLYSLPYLGEQPSKASEVLSRAEWWELLFFVKKLEAQGQKEITCLIQQDQGEQLPEVDEEALIQLSIPVELAQKVLQVLEKKCQGSIQRDLRGSHIYAKYFLGRRAEQDARVSTAVSLEGAGCRSTVPEITMAKAAKEELSASTVPPHALAAVAKSDSQLFSELLEREGLIFPEVPEEEIRVLGSSDEVGERGSLAKMAAMVDVIQSSSSELGLCLAGLKHIMKILEEEPEPEPRVSKVQGGLGTRSVGEKLVKVVVELLSTEVAEKALVAVTLRLLAMLMMKYDGRMAFATEGGVWAMLAGMQQHASSALVQQAGLATLKVLVGAMAGEPEGASGKVLPLNQADMQMMREIFASIGTASSEGSASLLSAIPAAMSTMQRVPGGSSGVQNGLLVVNMLIDGHRGLAEQLVSCDLHTVLQSCWWDRQSTGCPQAMLALSTINRLAEHRLPLRLEMAGREVPLGLGDVQTLLGSLGDNSTLSKEVVVVLERQLCAEGPVPSGEAARLLQDHGCFRLLLRSLKLLGTEKAMSLSILRILNKFLEGYQEDVLPWHECVEPCLFSLSAHSSDGEQVVQEVVGFLHRLASASKDCAAMLCHAGSREALAKALDKHRTAPSLAPALLDLVTDCEKYSSLCRRLTTSILAGCIQLVLGQIEEHRRSQQPISIPFFDVFLHNLCRGSSVEAKEDKCWEKVQVSSNPHRASKLTDRNPKTYWESNGSTGSHFITVHMQCGVLVREMSMLVASEDSSYMPARVVVLGGDSPTTIRTELNAVTILPSDSRVVLLENMTRFWPVIQIRVKRCQQGGIDTRVRGIEVLGPKPTFWPVFREQLCRRTFLSYTVQAHTWCQEICRDRRRLLQLFGRLNQALRHEQGFADCFLPDDEAARALGRTCWEALVSPLVESITSPEPEGISALAWLLREYLESVELPHRATSHSTVFGSRVRRLTQLLVHVDPSSTEPEEARAAGGQERKNKEVPARAAKAAVERSSSLWGISQCWRGVVQQQVQGFLEVAGQAPDLVEQYCGLYQRLRGATEELFGQQATFMLALGQGFAGALLQLSFLTTLHVSEQFAHYLDRQIQELQGAAGSMGPLQQLQQILEPFVVFSGLELAHTFEHFYRHYLGDRLLAQGLSWLEGAVVEQIGLCFPSRFPQEMLRNLAESEELQQQFYLFRLQEQDKWVVELDTGLDEVLGKASVADVPEVKVLALSPRCWPVSPFCYMDEPGRFFSAALTSPLDEFAAFCRRSQSQLGWEYSKPRRLQWTWLGHAELQFGDCILHVSTLQMYILLCFNSAEEVAVEALLQATGLPAELLHHALTPLTHGEGILVRSCTPGGVLQVNQAALACASGRHLRLLPQQRYLRVERADVSTLERKRNVLCCLITRILKVEKQLHIDNLVFRVIDACQRGELCPGLQFLSFCCHSVDVLSCVLHLLNQGYLRRHEERPHVLEYISAEPATPPTSQVQPQVAFQTVEIKTAARPASAERRQTFSTFR